CCATGCTCAGGGCTTATGGAAAGTGTCCGCTGTACCAGCGGGCGCGGGCTCGTATGCGTTCTGGTTACCAATTTTGATTCGGGACCCTACCAAGGTTGTTAAGTGatttaaactgcttttgtttGAGCGCGGTGGATAATCctgaaatactgtaaaatgtttttgaaaaccaCAAAGAATGAAATCGATTTAATAGTTACTTCCACGTTCCACATGCGTCTGTCTCCTGTGTAAGTAGCGAGGCTAGTTCTGCCGGGAGTTTCTGAGGCACCCCTTTTAAAAGATGCGACCCTGCTCAGTGGCTTATGGAAAGTGTCCCGCTGTCCCGCGGGCGCTGGGCTCGTATGCGTTCTGGTTACCATTTTGATTCGGAGACCATACCAAGGTTGTTAAGtgattttaaactgctttttgtttttgagcgCGGTGGATAATCCTGaatactgtaaaagaaaaaagaaaaaaaaaacacagattccttttcatttaaatatttattcctAAAGTGAGGATGTGTTTACAAAGATAATTTACTATTATTCCTTCTAGTAACcctaaaatgtatacaaaataacaaaaacacaatactttCAACAAATGCAGTTGATGTATCTTATATGAAGTTTTCCCTTGGTAATAATGAAGGGGTAAAGCTGCAGTATCCCCCATTGAGTGATGTACAAGCTATGATTGTATCATTTTGATGAAGTATTTAATACAAAGTGTTTTGgaagaaaacataattaaattgTAGAAAAGGGGAAAGTCAAAACTTGCAGTGCAAGCCTCATTAACACcaaatgcatacattaaataagttaattttaaatatttaaatacatttagcatTAGGTTAATGAAAATAATGATGTCGTCTTACATGAAAAAACAAAGGGGCTTTGAttggtgtttttgtgttgcaATTACAAGAAAAAGTGTTAGCATCGCTTTAATTAGCCTTGAGGAAATATAAAGCACTTTATAATTGTGAATCGCATGCAGACTTTTCCTTTGATAAGGACGTCTGTAAAATGAAGAGCTGATCACATATAAAGGGATAATGCAGCCTGAGAACATGTAAACAGTGCTTGATTAACAACCAGCACGCCTCATCTCTCTCTCATCACATcaataaatagaaatacaaacaGTAATACTGCCTAGCACGAGTacagaaaaacacaggacacccttatctattattaataataatattataaatctaACATTCAACATTATTCCTATCTTGTTTTGTCAAATgaacaattttcttttctttttttgttttacgttCGCTCTTTATTATATTACACAGTTCATATCCTTCAAATTTACATTATTACATGTGTTTGATAAAACAGTTATATCACAAGCAGACTTGCAACCATCACTTTGTCCTTTTCAGATTTTCAAGTCCAGGTGCTCAGTCACAGTTAACTGCTACCCTTAAATGAAAACAGTGGCACATGGTTCAAAATAGATTTGATATGCACAGCAAGTAAGATATTAGCATTGTCCATCCAGACCTCAATAGATAAATTCGATATAATGCCCCATGTAATTGCCCTGCAAAGGTGACATGTGCTTTTGGTTCTTATGCTACATCTGGCTTTAAAATGCAACTACAAAACAACCCTTAAAAATCAAAGTCCACTCTCATAAATCAAAGTTTGGACTCTGCAGTTCAGTGTTTGCATGAAAAGGAGACCATTGTTTTGATACAGAGACTTGGATATTAAGGGATCCTTGCTGTGTTGGAAGAGACGAGTGTATAGGAGAAAAGTTGCAGCCATTTAGTGTCAAGATCTGGAGCAGACATGTCCTGCACAGAGGGACAATGCATGGCCTGCTGGAAAAATAATGAGCCTTTCTGAGGACTGGGTGAACGGGTTTCACTGAAGCCTGACAGCAATGTGTGAAAGCATACAGTGTGCAACCTGGCCATGACGTTCACTGGTGACACCTGGTGGCTTGCTGTGATTCCCACAAAGAGCAGAGGAAGAAAGGGAGTGAGTAACCAGTTTTATGGCGTGCATGTATATCAGTGCCACTGTGCAAAAGTCAggagtttaaatgtaatttagtttttgaaTACAAGTCTAGTTTCTTTATAGTCTCTTTGATAGCTCTCTCTGCACTGGCCCTATAGCAGAGCGATAGGCTTGTTGTTGCCCTGCGTGCTCATGTACTGGGACGACACTGTGTCCAGGGTGGTGTACGTGGTGTAGAGGCCCGTGACCTGCAGGTCTGAGAAGGAGTGGTCACTGCTGCTGGACACGGGGGTCAGGCCGGTCGTGCCCAGGTCACAGTCCGAGAGCCGCAGAGGGGAGTTGCTGAAGGCACCTAACGTGTCTAGATTGAAGCTTTCGTCCTTCATCTCCTCCCACAGGTTTCCtgcaaagcaattaaaaaagaaatgttgggggtttttttgcatttggaaggtgtgttctattttttgtttttttaattccctttGAATTGGCAACCTTGTTTATATTTGCAACCCTGACTGGTGTGCAGATAATTCAGATATTATTTAAGATTCTTGCTTCAATTTaaacttctaattaaataaacataactAGTGACACTGTGCCATGCAAAAATATGTCTAATCTGTGGCGCTGCTACCCTGTAAATCATTATAAAAAAGTGTTGCAAGCCGCACCTTGCAGAGCGAAGTCCATGATGCTGGGGTCCAGTGCGTCCACCTCCGTGCTCATGTCGGAGTGCATGCTGAAGAAGTCGTGGTGCGGCTTGCTGGGGTGCTGGCTGAGGTCAGGCATGGTGTGGAGCGGGGGGGTCTGCGCCGGGGCGGGGGAGCAGGGCGCCAGGCGGGCGTGCGTCTGCAGCTGGTGGTGGTGCAGCGGCAGGGACTGCAGGGACAGCGTCATCACGGGCTGGGGGGGCAGGGGAGTCATCCCTCcctgggaggaggaggagtgggtCACCCCTGGATCACATGGCTTCTGTCTGCACATCTCGGGCCGGTCTGTGATTAGCTTGTCCAGTTCGTCtgggcaaaacaaacaaatgaggcGCGTCAGCTTATTGGAACCCACCTAGCTATGACAAGGTGGGAATCGCGGTGCTGTTGGGATCTTCACCGTACTCACCTGGGTTGGCCATGCTGCGACGGATGGCAGGCAGGTCCTTGCGTTTCCACTTCTGCATCTCCTCCTCCATCTTGTCGATCTTGGCAGGGTTGAGAGCCCAGAGGCAGCCCTTGCGTGATGAGCTGCTCATCTTGTTCTCCACCTTCTCGAAGCACTTGTTCAGGGACAGGTTGTGCCGGACCGAGTTCTTCCAGCCATCCGGAGctgtctgaaaggaaaaaaatctATCATTTTACTCCTGAACTTTGTTTATGGCATACACTATTGTGATGGTAGACAGAGAGAACTCCATTGtcttgctctgctctgctcttaaAAGTCAAGGCCAGTATCTGCTGTAAAGACACCCAGGCAGTGGTTGCTTAACCCTCCTTACCTTGAAATAGGGAAAGTGTTCCTTCATGAAGCTGTAGATTTCACTGACAGGGAGACTGCCTGTCTTGCTGTTCTTCAGAGACATGGCGATCAGGCAGCTGCAAATCAAACCCACTTGAAATGAAATGATTGCTAAAGGAGTCatttcaattttcaaataatAGGATTTGGGGTTCTCACCAGCTTCCTTACttacattacaaactaaaataGATAGTTGACTGAAATACAGCAAACGGGTTTCAAACAACAGCAAAGCGTAGCTCATTTGCATTGCAGGATACCTATGCTATTACCACACAGGAATTGGAAATCAANNNNNNNNNNNNNNNNNNNNNNNNNNNNNNNNNNNNNNNNNNNNNNNNNNNNNNNNNNNNNNNNNNNNNNNNNNNNNNNNNNNNNNNNNNNNNNNNNNNNNNNNNNNNNNNNNNNNNNNNNNNNNNNNNNNNNNNNNNNNNNNNNNNNNNNNNNNNNNNNNNNNNNNNNNNNNNNNNNNNNNNNNNNNNNNNNNNNNNNNNNNNNNNNNNNNNNNNNNNNNNNNNNNNNNNNNNNNNNNNNNNNNNNNNNNNNNNNNNNNNNNNNNNNNNNNNNNNNNNNNNNNNNNNNNNNNNNNNNNNNNNNNNNNNNNNNNNNNNNNNNNNNNNNNNNNNNNNNNNNNNNNNNNNNNNNNNNNNNNNNNNNNNNNNNNNNNNNNNNNNNNNNNNNNNNNNNNNNNNNNNNNNNNNNNNNNNNNNNNNNNNNNNNNNNNNNNNNNNNNNNNNNNNNNNNNNNNNNNNNNNNNNNNNNNNNNNNNNNNNNNNNNNNNNNNNNNNNNNNNCTAGTATAGGGTTAGTGTAGAATTAGTACAGGGCTAGTATAGGGTTAGTGTAGAGTTAGTACAGGGCTAGTATGGGCTGGAGGCTCACGTGATGAGGTGCCTGGAGCAGTCACAGAACAGCATGAGCATGGCCAGGAGCCTCTTGGACTCCTTGGTGTCATTGTTCAGGCACTCCATGAACAGCTTGAGCCCTCCCTGGGGTCCCAGCTCACAGATAAAGGCCCAGAGCTTGGGGAGCAGGTCGTCCAGGTAAGTCAGCCCTGAGGTAAAGAAGACAGATAAGCAGTGAAATCTGTCTCATTACAATGCAAGCCAATGAATGGGTTTAGCTGGTGGGGGGGGCTGACCTGTAAGGATCTGCAGTCTGATCTGTGTGAGCGTGGTGAGGGCAGTCTGGTACAGCACACAGATACTGCACACCTTGCGCACCTCCACCGAGTCCACACGCCTCCCCCCCACTGGCTTCAGGATGTTACGCACCGAGGCTGACTTCTGGAACGCGCGCTTGAAGAGATCTGGAGGGAACGAGAACAGgagcttttaataaaataatcttgatAACCTTGTATTAACTTGTGGGTACAGCTGGGCTCTACAGCTCGAGGACTGGGATCATGCAGGATGACAGTCCTGTGCAGCATACTAGGAGAGCAGTGAGCACTCACTCTTCACGGGTAGGTTGGTCTGCTGTGTCGATGACTGAGCGCCTGACTGAGCAGGCTCCTGGCTCTCCAGCTTCTTGCTCAGCACATCGCTGAAGAGCGTTCGGATCACAGTGACCCCCCACAGGTACTGCAGCTGCTTGGTGACCAAAGGCATCGACTCATTCAAACTGTGCCAAGGGGGACAGGAGAGGGGGGCGGGTTAGTGCAGTCACTCAGCAGGTAGATAGAGCAGTTTCATTTGAGAGGCTCCAAAGATGCAACATGCAATATTTCTGGCTTCTGGCAGAAACGGCCATTAAAGTAATTAGATATATACAACAAACTTGTACTTTTAAAGTATTCTTAAGCTGTATCTTACTAATTTCACAACATTTACACTGTTGCTAAGGAGGCAACAGCTTAATCAATGAAGGCTGTCTGAAGCGCGGTGTTGTTTCTGGTCAACAGAGTGGTTGGTTTTAAAGAAGACAGGAGTATGTGACCTTACAGCTCTGTTAAGAAAGTCTTATTTCTCTCTGATAGTGGAAGTGAGGCTAGGCTAGGTTTCTGGGAGAAGTAAACTGGTCTTGCTGACCCGTAGTCGACAGTCTGGGAGAACCAGCCCAGAACAGGGTGCCAGTGAGTGAGGTTGGACTTCTTCTGCGAGACGTATCTCTGGCAGTAGGACAGCATGTCGGTCAGGTCCCTCACAAAGTGGTTGGCTTCCTCCTCCAGCACCTTCTCAGTCAGGTAGCCCAGGTGGATGAGGTTCCCtgcagagacgcacacacaccaGCATCTTCACCATGTacagacacacaaaaaagcaTCCAAcgcttctgtttcctgtctttccTCCTAGCTCAGTCTGCCTGCTAACTAAATATCTCTGTAGTTCTTAACAGCCAACCGTCTCCTCTTCAAAGATCcgcaaaaacatttgtaaaagcatgatgtcccacaagtgcagtggcTCTTCAAATAGTAGCTATTTACAGAATTACTGCCTGAGATGCTTGATCTTTTACCACCCAAAAATGGGTTTAACATAAAGCTCTTAAATGGTTAAGAATCTGAGGCAAGCAAGTGAATTCGGGACTCCACTGTTGCCCATAATGCTTTGCCTTGGTATTGGCAACTGAAGGGTCTTGTATATAGGTAACATGTATTTCTACTTCATTTGATTTCCGATCTCTCGGATTACTCTAACCGGAACCCTACTTACGGGCAACTGCTAAAATGTCTTCAGCGTTTAAGGtgacatttctgaaaatgtaatagGAGTGCTTACCCAGAAGGCACAGTGTGTGGCTCCCTTCCAGGCACACACAGATatcactgcactgctcctccctGCTCAGAAACAGGATGAACTTCCGCAGGAGGTCGTGAGCCTGGATAGTGGCTATGCACTGCAAAGACACAAGAGCAATCCTGCCTGTGAATCACTTCCAACGCTGTGCGCCCAAATTTCGATATGTACTGCAATGACGTTTTATTACCTCCGGTGTAAGAGTGTGGAGGTGTGAGACGATGGCTGGGACAGACATGATGTGGATCAGCAAGGATCTCAACAGGTTATCAGAGAAGTGAGCAGCAATAACAGGCCTGAGAACACAGGGAAAGACACACTCCCTTACAAACAACCACATTTCAAAACAACCTGATTATACAGGCCACCTTTAGAAGTCATTACAAGCAGGTTTTTGGGGCTGTATTTGTTTGCATTCTTGGTCAGTTTGTAAGTTAGGCTCACAACGTGTAACTTAATAAACAGTGTACTGAAATGCACGGGACACAGGAAGCAAACGAGAAGCCTTGGAGCCAGCAAATTCATTAGGGAGTCTGCAGTACAGCGGCCAGAAAATTTACTAGAGGCTCAGCAGCAATACCAGGCAGCTCACTGCTTCGTTTCCTAACAAATAATTCATACGGATAGCTCAGTTCTATCTTAAGAATTACTGGAGGTAGCAAATTTAATAAAGATAATTCAGTTCTGGGATTGTAGCAACCAGAAAATCCAATACAAAGAACTTAAGTTAGCAATTTCAGTACATCATAGTAGCCTGGCAAATCAATAGAGAACACTAGCTTTACGGGGTCACAGCTGCAGGTCACATACAGTGATCAGGATTTCTCTTACCGTAGTGCCAAAGTAAAGATGGCTGTTAAAGAGGCTTTTGAAAGACAGGGCCTGGATCTCGCCAGTCCATTTGTTAACAAAATCTGCAAGAAATGAACGATTAACACCGGATTCGAAACGTGGCTATTTTGTCATTATGCATTAAAGTCCTGTAATAACATTCACTGTATTGCACTGACGGCCGGTGGAATGGCTTTGCGGTACCTGCAGTATAGTATAAAATCCCTTTTGATTGAGTTGGCCCATAATGTTCTCACAAATCCGGTTCAGGGCTGGCCGAAGGGCCTCTCCTACATCAAAGAGAAAAAATCTTAAGGAATTTCCCTTATAAAATATAACTGTGTTGTGACGTGGTAAAAGCACTGCAGTGTGCAGTAAAGCAAAGACATGGTGAAGCACAGATCCCAGTGCGCAGTGCCCGTGCTCACCCTTTACCCGGAGAATCTTCCACGTGCTCGTGTCTGTAAAGGTCACCAGCATGCTGAGGTACAGGGTCACCATCTTGTTGTCTTGCAGGATGTCCGGCTGAAAGAAGAAAACACGTGTTTTGTTGTAataagtaaaaatacatttttaaataaagtcaaCAACATGTCAATCTAATACTGAATCTGTTATATTCTTGGAAGACAcatgatagatagacagacagataactAGTCCCACCTACCTTTAGCTTTTTCAGGAACTCGCAGGATATCCAGAGGATGTCCTTTACCTGTTTTATCCACAGGAGAGTGAGGTCTTTCGAAAGTGCTAGGGACACATACCACACCTAGACAAGAAAAAACACAGGGCAACGATGAGCTTCGGGCACATGTCTTAACTGACTTTTACCGCTGAAATACAGATATATTGCCATTGTAAAGCTCTGTGAGAGGTGTAAAGACTTGAAGCACATGATTGGTTTGTAAGGGAGGAGTAAGATCGCTGCCTGTGTCACGCACATGGAGGAATGGGCTAGCTGTCTTTGTTGAAATGACAGCAGAAACGACAACACTAACCTTGGGTTCATTCTCCACCTCCATGCTCCCAAGGATGCAGCGGCACAATTTTTCAAACCTCTGGATAGAAATAAAAGATATGCCACACTGTGATACTAGGATTGCAACTACTAGCATTTCCTCAAAGTCCTGAGGGTCTGCCTGCTACTTACAGTATTACAAACTTATCTCAAGTCACAATACAGAGAATGAAATGCAAAGCACACTAAAAAACACATCACTAGAAAATGGTAGGTTTCTCTCTGTGATACCCAGCTAAAACTAAAGGAATAACACAGACAGCCGTCCTACTCACCAACTTATCTTCTTTCAttatgaatataaataataattttcttgcaattttaaaaattgaaagtgCGTTTCTTTTAGAAGATCCAGCATCACAGCCTTCAAAGAATTCATCAACCTCCctcctgaaaaaaagaaagtatagaTTCAGCAAGTTAGGTCACATTGAGCTGCTGAGCAGAAGAACCAGCACATGTTTTTAATACACTTCTCAAATGATTTAACTGAGAAATATATGCTTGCAGATGTAGACTTGCATCCAGAGGGAAAGagtttaaaggagtgctaactt
The nucleotide sequence above comes from Polyodon spathula isolate WHYD16114869_AA chromosome 58, ASM1765450v1, whole genome shotgun sequence. Encoded proteins:
- the LOC121307721 gene encoding forkhead box protein N4-like → MTPLAIISFQVGLICSCLIAMSLKNSKTGSLPVSEIYSFMKEHFPYFKTAPDGWKNSVRHNLSLNKCFEKVENKMSSSSRKGCLWALNPAKIDKMEEEMQKWKRKDLPAIRRSMANPDELDKLITDRPEMCRQKPCDPGVTHSSSSQGGMTPLPPQPVMTLSLQSLPLHHHQLQTHARLAPCSPAPAQTPPLHTMPDLSQHPSKPHHDFFSMHSDMSTEVDALDPSIMDFALQGNLWEEMKDESFNLDTLGAFSNSPLRLSDCDLGTTGLTPVSSSSDHSFSDLQVTGLYTTYTTLDTVSSQYMSTQGNNKPIALL
- the LOC121307689 gene encoding ubiquitin-protein ligase E3B-like; translation: MFGVAQSSKSQFLDKARQAREERKGQRERERAATQIQALIRRFLCHCRLQKQIRREVDEFFEGCDAGSSKRNALSIFKIARKLLFIFIMKEDKLRFEKLCRCILGSMEVENEPKVWYVSLALSKDLTLLWIKQVKDILWISCEFLKKLKPDILQDNKMVTLYLSMLVTFTDTSTWKILRVKGEALRPALNRICENIMGQLNQKGFYTILQILLTNGLARSRPCLSKASLTAIFTLALRPVIAAHFSDNLLRSLLIHIMSVPAIVSHLHTLTPECIATIQAHDLLRKFILFLSREEQCSDICVCLEGSHTLCLLGNLIHLGYLTEKVLEEEANHFVRDLTDMLSYCQRYVSQKKSNLTHWHPVLGWFSQTVDYGLNESMPLVTKQLQYLWGVTVIRTLFSDVLSKKLESQEPAQSGAQSSTQQTNLPVKNLFKRAFQKSASVRNILKPVGGRRVDSVEVRKVCSICVLYQTALTTLTQIRLQILTGLTYLDDLLPKLWAFICELGPQGGLKLFMECLNNDTKESKRLLAMLMLFCDCSRHLIT